The Psychrobacter sp. LV10R520-6 genome includes a region encoding these proteins:
- the parE gene encoding DNA topoisomerase IV subunit B, with protein MSEYNAQSLEVLEGLEPVRRRPGMYTDTTRPNHLAQEVIDNAVDEALAGYAKTIKVQLHEDGSLSVEDDGRGMPTDIHPEYGQSGIELILTRLHAGGKFSTSNYQVSGGLHGVGISVVNALSTRIEVTVWREATQFDMALENGAPVTLLTESVSSNKRKRGTRVRFWADGSFFDSPKFNIKQLKHNLKAKAVLAAGLTIEFIDDINNEKVVWQFTDGVIEYLTEQLDGLETLPEAPFYYHQEAKNGARAGITLALSWLPEGGTPIQESYVNLIPTAQGGTHVNGLRTGILEALREFCDIHNLLPRSVKLTAEDVWDGINYILSLKFSEPQFSGQTKERLSSREAAGAVQVLAKDAFSLWLNQHADLGTQIAELAINKAGRRLKSAKKVARKKITQGPALPGKLADCRGDLRDGAELFLVEGDSAGGSAKQARDRHYQAILPLRGKILNTWEVSSDTVLSSQEIHDIAIAIGVDPASDDLSELRYDKVCILADADSDGLHIATLICALFVKHFPALVDAGHLFVAMPPLYRVDVGKEVHYALDESELEHILANVPGNKKAQITRFKGLGEMSAEQLRETTMNRDTRRLVQLDMDDMILTNSVMDMLLAKKRSSDRKTWLENKGNLADMPL; from the coding sequence GTGAGTGAATATAATGCGCAATCGTTAGAAGTTTTAGAAGGACTGGAGCCCGTACGTCGTCGTCCTGGCATGTATACCGATACCACTCGCCCCAATCATCTGGCGCAAGAGGTAATTGACAATGCGGTCGATGAGGCACTGGCCGGCTATGCCAAAACAATTAAAGTTCAGCTGCATGAGGATGGCTCGCTATCGGTAGAAGACGATGGCCGTGGTATGCCAACCGACATTCATCCTGAGTATGGCCAATCGGGTATTGAGCTGATTTTGACGCGTTTGCATGCAGGTGGTAAATTTTCTACCTCGAATTATCAAGTATCAGGCGGGTTGCACGGCGTTGGTATTTCGGTTGTAAATGCCTTATCAACACGAATTGAAGTAACTGTATGGCGTGAAGCGACACAGTTTGATATGGCACTCGAAAATGGGGCACCAGTCACATTGTTGACCGAGTCGGTTAGCTCTAACAAACGTAAACGTGGAACTAGAGTGCGTTTTTGGGCAGATGGTAGTTTTTTTGATAGCCCTAAATTTAATATTAAGCAGCTTAAGCATAATTTAAAAGCTAAAGCAGTATTGGCTGCGGGTCTGACTATTGAGTTTATTGACGACATTAATAATGAGAAAGTTGTTTGGCAATTTACTGATGGCGTGATTGAGTATTTAACTGAGCAGCTAGATGGACTTGAGACGCTACCTGAAGCTCCGTTTTATTATCATCAAGAGGCTAAAAACGGTGCTCGCGCGGGTATTACTTTGGCACTGTCTTGGTTGCCTGAAGGTGGCACGCCCATTCAAGAAAGTTATGTCAACCTTATTCCTACTGCGCAAGGCGGTACGCATGTTAATGGTTTGCGAACGGGTATTTTGGAAGCATTACGTGAGTTTTGTGATATTCATAACTTATTGCCCCGCAGTGTCAAGCTAACAGCAGAAGATGTTTGGGATGGGATAAATTATATTTTATCGCTTAAATTTTCTGAGCCGCAGTTTTCAGGGCAAACTAAAGAGCGTTTATCTAGCCGTGAAGCTGCTGGAGCGGTACAAGTTTTAGCAAAAGATGCTTTTAGTTTATGGCTCAATCAACATGCAGATTTGGGTACTCAAATCGCAGAGCTAGCGATTAACAAAGCGGGTCGGCGGCTTAAATCTGCCAAAAAAGTAGCCCGGAAAAAAATCACTCAAGGCCCGGCTTTACCCGGTAAACTTGCTGATTGTCGTGGCGATTTGCGCGATGGTGCTGAATTGTTTTTGGTAGAAGGGGATTCGGCAGGAGGTAGTGCCAAACAAGCTCGTGACCGGCATTATCAAGCGATACTGCCGCTGCGTGGTAAGATTCTGAACACTTGGGAAGTGTCCTCTGATACCGTGCTATCGAGCCAAGAGATTCATGATATTGCTATTGCGATCGGTGTCGATCCGGCTTCGGATGATTTATCTGAGCTGCGTTACGACAAAGTATGCATCTTAGCGGATGCTGACTCCGATGGTCTGCATATCGCAACGCTGATCTGCGCCTTGTTCGTAAAGCATTTCCCTGCGCTAGTTGATGCTGGCCATCTATTTGTGGCGATGCCGCCTTTATATCGGGTGGATGTGGGTAAAGAAGTACATTATGCTTTAGATGAGTCTGAACTTGAGCATATTCTAGCCAATGTCCCTGGCAATAAAAAAGCGCAAATTACTCGCTTTAAAGGATTGGGTGAGATGAGTGCTGAGCAGTTGCGCGAAACCACGATGAATCGCGATACTCGCCGCTTAGTTCAGTTAGATATGGACGATATGATATTGACCAATAGCGTAATGGATATGCTACTGGCAAAAAAACGCTCGTCTGATCGCAAAACTTGGCTTGAGAATAAAGGTAACTTAGCTGATATGCCGTTATAA
- a CDS encoding YqiA/YcfP family alpha/beta fold hydrolase — protein sequence MITNLGDISKTVSVGSSLGGYFSALVSNHTGCPVLLLNPSTQPHITLQRFSEQPILDDIAENKRLSSQVMHMTAGGWAITGADLQWFADHPLLSVNYPQKTAVWIKKGDELLNPQVSAEFYQQQGAAVTLQTGGDHRFSNFARRLPVVIRTLQQLK from the coding sequence TTGATAACGAATTTAGGTGATATATCAAAAACAGTATCAGTAGGCAGCTCTTTAGGAGGATACTTCTCGGCGCTGGTAAGTAATCATACTGGTTGTCCAGTATTGCTATTAAACCCTAGTACGCAGCCACATATAACTTTACAACGTTTTTCCGAGCAACCTATATTAGATGATATTGCTGAAAATAAAAGGTTAAGCAGTCAAGTTATGCATATGACAGCAGGGGGCTGGGCAATTACGGGAGCAGATTTACAGTGGTTTGCTGACCATCCGTTATTATCGGTAAATTACCCTCAGAAAACAGCAGTTTGGATTAAAAAAGGTGATGAACTACTGAACCCTCAGGTGTCGGCAGAGTTCTATCAGCAGCAAGGCGCAGCGGTCACGCTACAAACAGGTGGTGATCATAGGTTTAGCAATTTCGCTAGGCGGTTGCCTGTGGTAATAAGAACCTTACAGCAGCTAAAATAA
- a CDS encoding YqiA/YcfP family alpha/beta fold hydrolase: MNIVYTHGLDSDANSTKGLLLERYCKEHCPDITVLRPDLNKSPAQVFD; the protein is encoded by the coding sequence GTGAACATTGTTTATACTCATGGCTTAGACAGTGATGCTAATTCCACGAAAGGCCTGCTACTAGAGCGTTACTGTAAAGAGCATTGTCCTGATATTACCGTATTGCGACCAGATTTGAATAAAAGTCCTGCGCAAGTATTCGATTAA
- a CDS encoding DUF1289 domain-containing protein, translating into MNQQFELFEIANPCIGVCQSNKKGYCFGCLRSRPERQLWHSMTTEQRRDVLRLIVGRKLRIEQLRQRKNKQLGFDFDKSPELGDLF; encoded by the coding sequence ATGAATCAGCAGTTTGAACTGTTCGAAATTGCCAATCCATGCATTGGTGTTTGCCAAAGCAATAAAAAAGGCTATTGTTTTGGCTGCCTACGCAGTCGCCCTGAACGTCAATTATGGCACAGTATGACGACTGAGCAGCGCCGCGATGTGCTCAGATTGATAGTTGGCCGTAAGCTACGTATAGAACAACTGAGGCAACGTAAAAATAAGCAGTTAGGGTTTGATTTTGATAAGTCTCCTGAATTAGGAGATTTATTTTAA